One Actinosynnema pretiosum DNA segment encodes these proteins:
- the hemQ gene encoding hydrogen peroxide-dependent heme synthase, translating to MSDDLNYNELNNTIRYTAWSVFKGPQPGSLGENRAAAATEAQEYIDGLAAKGVTVRGVYDLAGLRADADYMIWWHAEEIEQVQAAYTGFRHTRVGALSTPVWSQVGLHRPAEFNRSHVPAFLAGEEARKFICVYPFVRSYDWYILPEEERRTMLRDHGLAARDYADVRANTVASFALGDYEWLLAFEADELHRIVDLMRALRATEARRHVREELPFYTGTMIAPSELVLNLP from the coding sequence ATGTCCGACGACCTGAACTACAACGAGCTGAACAACACCATCCGCTACACCGCCTGGTCGGTCTTCAAGGGCCCGCAGCCGGGCTCGCTCGGCGAGAACCGCGCCGCCGCGGCGACCGAGGCCCAGGAGTACATCGACGGCCTCGCCGCCAAGGGCGTCACCGTGCGCGGCGTGTACGACCTGGCCGGTCTGCGCGCCGACGCGGACTACATGATCTGGTGGCACGCCGAGGAGATCGAGCAGGTCCAGGCCGCCTACACCGGGTTCCGCCACACCAGGGTGGGCGCGCTGTCCACCCCCGTGTGGAGCCAGGTCGGCCTGCACCGGCCCGCCGAGTTCAACCGCAGCCACGTCCCCGCGTTCCTGGCGGGCGAGGAGGCGCGGAAGTTCATCTGCGTGTACCCGTTCGTGCGGTCCTACGACTGGTACATCCTCCCCGAGGAGGAGCGCCGCACCATGCTCCGCGACCACGGCCTCGCGGCCAGGGACTACGCGGACGTGCGGGCGAACACGGTGGCCTCGTTCGCCCTGGGCGACTACGAGTGGCTGCTGGCGTTCGAGGCCGACGAGCTGCACCGCATCGTCGACCTGATGCGCGCCCTGCGCGCGACCGAGGCCCGCCGTCACGTGCGCGAGGAGCTGCCGTTCTACACCGGCACCATGATCGCGCCGTCGGAGCTGGTGCTGAACCTGCCGTGA
- a CDS encoding S8 family serine peptidase has translation MEREARRGARHRSRTAGGRATGVASADRRGGPPVGPGAGERTEVTLITGDRVVLRGGGLGEVVAGPGRERQVFRTSVAGARLHVVPQDAVPALASGKLDPRLFDVTGLVDAGYDDARRDSVPVVVTRDGGGRTSALEVGRELPLVGAVAARAPKSGAAFPQLLADPGVRKVWLDGVMRPSLDRSAGQIGAPAAWAAGHTGAGVRVAVLDTGVDDGHPEPAGRAVARANFTDSAEHVDDVGHGTHVAATIASAGGTYRGVAPDAELLDGKVCALDGCAESWILAGAQWAVDRGAAVVNLSLGGADTPGLDPVEEAVESLSDRALFVVAAGNSGRPGTIGSPGSADSALTVGAVDRQDGLAPFSSRGPRLGDSAVKPDVTAPGTDVVAARSRHGTEGTPVDEGHVSMSGTSMATPHVAGAAALLKQRHPDWSGRRIKAALVASATPNPALTPHQQGSGRVDVARALALEVSAEPSSLALGVRERPHDDDEPVTGDLVHRNDSDAPVALDLAVDAVGPDGRPTTGVLTVAPAALTVPAGGTATARVTGDTRPDVPDGAHSGLVTASSGGGVLVRTPVSVERAQERCSLTVRHVGRDGGPAEESDTAVIDLDQPSPRYSVGAESTATLPPGEYGVWSSVASGGGGALLTRPALVLDRDTTITVDAREAEPLRVTPPDPEAEPLVGGYTINQVHEGRTTSYTYLFPGGFPEELWVGRNGGELPAGQQSRSVGAQSAGGDGSFYRFGWEEPGVGAGFVREPAAGELATVRTTVGPAPEGQRASHAGNPVFGDGSGWGASSEVAAPGVVVDHVNTEPGWRWTYTQNTADFAWSAGQSSGDERYRAGREHRRSTNGPVFGPVLADWSTPPLVREGGQLRFSLSLFGDRAGNLGASDTASARTALERNGKPVGESAWPGSGQFTLEPGAADYRVSTEVVRTGGASDFSTRLSGAWTFRAGAGTGRAELPLTLVRFTPALDRDGAARAGFSLLPLEFQRAGGASGLRSLTVEASYDDGASWAKVPMLLGSALLDLPRAGEFTSLRVKGVDGAGNGFEQTAIRAYKIKH, from the coding sequence GTGGAGCGGGAAGCGCGGCGCGGTGCTCGTCACCGCAGCCGCACTGCTGGTGGGCGCGCGACCGGGGTCGCCTCGGCCGACCGGCGCGGGGGACCGCCGGTCGGGCCGGGGGCCGGGGAGCGGACCGAGGTCACGCTGATCACCGGTGACCGGGTGGTGCTGCGCGGCGGCGGGCTCGGCGAGGTCGTGGCCGGTCCGGGCCGGGAGCGCCAGGTGTTCCGGACCTCGGTGGCCGGTGCGCGGCTGCACGTGGTGCCGCAGGACGCGGTGCCCGCGCTGGCGTCGGGGAAGCTGGACCCGAGGCTGTTCGACGTGACCGGGCTGGTCGACGCCGGCTACGACGACGCGCGCCGGGACAGCGTGCCGGTGGTCGTCACGCGCGACGGCGGCGGGCGGACCTCGGCGCTGGAGGTCGGCCGGGAGCTGCCGCTCGTGGGCGCGGTCGCCGCGCGGGCCCCGAAGTCCGGGGCGGCGTTCCCGCAGCTGCTGGCCGATCCGGGCGTGCGGAAGGTGTGGCTGGACGGGGTGATGCGGCCGAGCCTGGACCGCAGCGCGGGGCAGATCGGCGCGCCCGCCGCCTGGGCGGCCGGGCACACCGGCGCGGGCGTGAGGGTCGCGGTGCTCGACACCGGCGTCGACGACGGGCACCCGGAGCCGGCGGGCCGCGCGGTCGCGCGGGCGAACTTCACCGACTCCGCCGAGCACGTGGACGACGTCGGCCACGGCACGCACGTGGCGGCCACCATCGCCTCCGCGGGCGGGACCTACCGGGGTGTGGCCCCGGACGCCGAGCTGCTGGACGGCAAGGTGTGCGCGCTCGACGGCTGCGCCGAGTCCTGGATCCTGGCCGGGGCGCAGTGGGCGGTGGACCGGGGCGCGGCCGTGGTCAACCTGAGCCTGGGCGGCGCCGACACGCCCGGTCTCGACCCGGTCGAGGAGGCCGTGGAGTCGCTGTCCGACCGGGCGCTGTTCGTCGTCGCGGCGGGCAACTCGGGCAGGCCGGGCACGATCGGCTCCCCCGGTTCCGCCGACTCGGCGCTGACCGTGGGTGCGGTGGACCGGCAGGACGGGCTCGCCCCGTTCTCCAGCCGGGGGCCGCGCCTGGGCGACAGCGCCGTGAAGCCGGACGTCACCGCGCCGGGCACCGACGTCGTCGCCGCCCGCTCCCGGCACGGCACCGAGGGCACGCCGGTGGACGAGGGGCACGTGTCGATGTCCGGCACGTCCATGGCCACCCCGCACGTCGCGGGCGCCGCCGCGCTGCTCAAACAGCGGCACCCGGACTGGTCGGGGCGGCGGATCAAGGCCGCGCTGGTGGCCTCGGCCACGCCGAACCCGGCGCTGACCCCGCACCAGCAGGGCTCCGGCCGGGTGGACGTGGCGCGGGCGCTGGCGCTGGAGGTGTCGGCGGAGCCGTCGAGCCTGGCGCTGGGCGTGCGGGAGCGGCCGCACGACGACGACGAGCCGGTGACCGGGGACCTGGTGCACCGCAACGACTCCGACGCGCCCGTGGCGCTGGACCTGGCGGTGGACGCGGTCGGCCCGGACGGGCGGCCGACCACCGGCGTGCTCACCGTCGCCCCCGCCGCGCTGACCGTGCCCGCGGGCGGGACGGCGACGGCGCGGGTCACCGGCGACACCCGCCCGGACGTGCCGGACGGCGCGCACAGCGGCCTGGTCACCGCGTCGTCCGGCGGCGGGGTGCTGGTGCGCACCCCGGTGTCCGTCGAGCGGGCCCAGGAGCGGTGCTCGCTCACCGTGCGGCACGTCGGGCGCGACGGCGGGCCCGCCGAGGAGAGCGACACGGCCGTGATCGACCTGGACCAGCCCAGCCCCCGGTACTCCGTCGGCGCGGAGAGCACCGCGACCCTGCCGCCCGGCGAGTACGGGGTCTGGTCCTCGGTGGCCTCGGGCGGTGGCGGGGCGCTGCTGACCAGGCCAGCGCTGGTGCTGGACCGCGACACCACCATCACCGTGGACGCGCGCGAGGCCGAGCCGCTGCGGGTGACCCCTCCGGACCCGGAGGCCGAGCCCCTGGTCGGCGGCTACACGATCAACCAGGTCCACGAGGGGCGCACGACGAGCTACACCTACCTGTTCCCCGGCGGGTTCCCCGAGGAGCTGTGGGTGGGGCGCAACGGCGGGGAGCTGCCCGCCGGGCAGCAGTCCCGGTCGGTGGGCGCCCAGTCCGCGGGCGGGGACGGCTCGTTCTACCGCTTCGGCTGGGAGGAGCCGGGGGTGGGGGCCGGGTTCGTCCGCGAGCCCGCGGCGGGCGAGCTGGCGACCGTGCGCACCACCGTCGGCCCGGCGCCCGAGGGGCAGCGGGCCTCGCACGCCGGGAACCCGGTGTTCGGCGACGGCAGCGGGTGGGGCGCGTCCTCGGAGGTGGCCGCGCCGGGCGTCGTCGTCGACCACGTGAACACCGAGCCGGGGTGGCGCTGGACGTACACCCAGAACACGGCGGACTTCGCCTGGAGCGCGGGCCAGAGCAGCGGCGACGAGCGCTACCGGGCGGGCCGGGAGCACCGGCGCTCCACCAACGGGCCGGTGTTCGGCCCGGTGCTGGCGGACTGGAGCACCCCGCCGCTGGTGCGCGAGGGCGGTCAGCTCCGGTTCTCGCTGTCGTTGTTCGGCGACCGGGCGGGCAACCTCGGCGCGTCGGACACCGCGTCGGCGCGGACCGCGCTGGAGCGGAACGGGAAGCCGGTCGGCGAGAGCGCCTGGCCGGGCAGCGGCCAGTTCACCCTCGAACCGGGCGCGGCGGACTACCGGGTGTCCACCGAGGTGGTGCGGACCGGGGGCGCGTCGGACTTCTCGACGCGGCTCAGCGGCGCGTGGACGTTCCGCGCCGGCGCCGGGACGGGCCGGGCCGAGTTGCCGCTGACCCTGGTCCGGTTCACGCCCGCGCTGGACCGCGACGGCGCGGCGCGGGCCGGGTTCTCGCTGCTGCCGCTGGAGTTCCAGCGGGCCGGTGGGGCGAGCGGGCTGCGGTCGCTGACCGTGGAGGCGTCCTACGACGACGGGGCGAGCTGGGCGAAGGTCCCGATGCTGCTGGGCAGCGCGCTGCTGGACCTGCCGCGCGCCGGGGAGTTCACGTCGTTGCGGGTCAAGGGCGTGGACGGGGCGGGCAACGGGTTCGAGCAGACCGCCATCCGGGCCTACAAGATCAAGCACTAG
- a CDS encoding S8 family serine peptidase produces the protein MRSRTHHRTPFRGLARRSLVLCAVLALVAAPATAAPQEPPPRAETDSAQAPPPTEHRVTLITGDRVRFAGERVLSVEPGPGRERSVVRSHARDGRLRVVPADAAPLLGAGRLDPRLFDVTGLVEAGYDDARRDDVPLIVTGPDGAGAIGAAGRELPLLGGRATSVAKADASAAWRELLAGPAERKVWLDGVRRTSLDGSTKQIGAPSAWADGVTGAGVTVAVLDTGIDDAHPDLAGSVVGRANFTDEPDGDLVGHGTHVAATTASRGERYRGVAPGAELLDGKVCGTAGCTESSIVDGMSWAVAQGADVVNLSLGGPDTPETDPLEAAVELLSDRALFVVAAGNGGRPGSVESPGSADSALTVGAVDRQDGLAPFSSRGPRTGDRAVKPDLTAPGAGVVAARSATAIVGEPVGEAHAAMSGTSMATPHVAGSAALLLQRRPDWTGQRVKAALVGSARPTEGLTAFEQGAGRVDVAAAGAVRVTAEPASLALGSQRWPHEDDAPVTRDLVYRNDSDAPVELSLAAEVLDPDGGPSAVVSVSPTTLSVPAGGRASARVTADTRPSAPDGLHVGAVVASGGPVPLRTALSVEREPESHDVAFTVLDDGGAPASDYYASVIGLDNEVFAFPHDPDGAFTLRLPRGDYYASADVTSPGGAVAVLPRPALSVRAATSVVLDARAARPVAITAPDPAAREALGDITVVRRQGERQVSSSTAFLGGFGAEVSIAHSGPALPDEQVTALIGAQLRGEPEDGLPVTYRLAWVEQGRLPTGFTRRVDEGELARVRADNGPGPADRTFGRGANPVTPDGVGGWAWQAPVTAPGSALDLVTTADTAWSWNLLQHDPTGSAEAALTSPERSYRPGSSQVERFNDPVFSPALPPSRAPLLSRSGDVLSLAVPVFGDGAGNGGSSNAASARTVLLRDGVPVGESPYGANGLFPVEPGDARYRVETDVVRAEGVSGFTRRVVAAWEFASGSTSEPTALPLTAVRFAPALRDGTTPPGATEVPLVVQQHAAEGVRDLAAQVSFDGGATWSAAPVSGGAARFTAPEDGSVSLRVTGSDSAGNRFELAVVDAWRIG, from the coding sequence GTGCGCAGCAGAACCCACCACCGCACCCCGTTCCGGGGCCTGGCAAGAAGATCCCTCGTCCTGTGCGCGGTGCTCGCGCTCGTCGCCGCGCCCGCGACGGCCGCGCCCCAGGAGCCGCCGCCACGCGCCGAGACGGACTCGGCGCAGGCCCCGCCACCGACCGAGCACCGGGTCACCCTGATCACCGGCGACCGGGTGCGGTTCGCGGGCGAGCGGGTGCTGTCCGTGGAGCCCGGTCCCGGCCGGGAGCGGTCGGTGGTGCGCTCGCACGCGCGGGACGGGCGGCTGCGGGTCGTGCCCGCCGACGCCGCGCCGCTGCTGGGCGCGGGCAGGCTGGACCCGAGGCTGTTCGACGTGACGGGCCTGGTCGAGGCCGGGTACGACGACGCGCGCCGGGACGACGTGCCGCTGATCGTGACCGGTCCGGACGGCGCGGGCGCGATCGGCGCGGCGGGCCGGGAGCTGCCGCTGCTCGGCGGGCGCGCCACCAGCGTCGCCAAGGCGGACGCCTCGGCCGCGTGGCGCGAGCTGCTGGCCGGGCCTGCGGAGCGGAAGGTCTGGCTGGACGGGGTGCGCCGGACCAGCCTGGACGGGAGCACGAAGCAGATCGGCGCGCCGAGCGCCTGGGCGGACGGGGTCACCGGCGCGGGCGTGACGGTCGCGGTGCTCGACACCGGGATCGACGACGCGCACCCGGACCTGGCCGGTTCGGTGGTGGGGCGGGCCAACTTCACCGACGAGCCGGACGGCGACCTGGTCGGGCACGGCACGCACGTCGCCGCCACCACCGCCTCGCGCGGTGAGCGGTACCGGGGCGTCGCGCCGGGCGCGGAGCTGTTGGACGGCAAGGTGTGCGGGACCGCAGGCTGCACCGAGTCGTCCATCGTGGACGGCATGTCCTGGGCCGTGGCGCAGGGCGCGGACGTGGTGAACCTGAGCCTGGGCGGCCCGGACACCCCGGAGACCGACCCGCTCGAAGCCGCCGTCGAGCTGCTCTCGGACCGGGCGCTGTTCGTGGTCGCGGCGGGCAACGGCGGCAGGCCGGGCAGCGTCGAGTCCCCCGGCAGCGCCGACTCCGCGCTGACCGTGGGCGCGGTGGACCGGCAGGACGGGCTCGCCCCGTTCTCCAGCCGGGGACCGAGGACCGGCGACCGCGCGGTCAAGCCGGACCTGACCGCGCCCGGTGCGGGCGTCGTGGCGGCCCGCTCGGCGACCGCGATCGTCGGCGAGCCGGTCGGCGAGGCGCACGCGGCGATGTCCGGGACGTCCATGGCCACCCCGCACGTCGCGGGCTCGGCCGCGCTGCTGCTCCAGCGGCGGCCGGACTGGACCGGGCAGCGGGTCAAGGCCGCGCTGGTCGGGTCGGCCCGCCCCACCGAGGGGCTGACCGCGTTCGAGCAGGGCGCGGGGCGGGTCGACGTGGCGGCGGCGGGCGCGGTGCGGGTGACCGCCGAACCGGCGAGCCTGGCGCTGGGCTCGCAGCGCTGGCCGCACGAGGACGACGCGCCGGTGACGAGGGACCTGGTGTACCGCAACGACTCCGACGCCCCGGTGGAGCTGTCGCTGGCCGCCGAGGTGCTGGACCCGGACGGCGGGCCGTCGGCGGTGGTCTCGGTCTCCCCCACCACCCTGTCCGTGCCCGCGGGCGGTCGGGCGAGCGCCCGCGTCACCGCCGACACCCGGCCGTCCGCGCCGGACGGGCTGCACGTCGGCGCGGTCGTCGCGTCCGGCGGCCCGGTCCCGCTGCGCACCGCGCTGAGCGTGGAGCGCGAGCCGGAGAGCCACGACGTCGCCTTCACCGTGCTGGACGACGGCGGCGCGCCCGCGTCGGACTACTACGCGTCGGTGATCGGCCTGGACAACGAGGTGTTCGCGTTCCCGCACGACCCGGACGGCGCGTTCACCCTGCGCCTGCCCAGGGGCGACTACTACGCGAGCGCCGACGTGACCTCGCCCGGCGGGGCGGTGGCGGTGCTGCCCAGACCGGCGCTGTCGGTGCGGGCCGCCACCTCCGTGGTGCTGGACGCCCGCGCCGCGCGGCCGGTGGCGATCACCGCGCCGGACCCGGCGGCGCGGGAGGCGCTGGGGGACATCACGGTGGTGCGCAGGCAGGGCGAGCGGCAGGTCAGCTCCAGCACCGCGTTCCTCGGCGGGTTCGGCGCGGAGGTGTCGATCGCGCACTCCGGCCCGGCCCTGCCGGACGAGCAGGTGACCGCGCTGATCGGGGCGCAGCTGCGCGGCGAGCCGGAGGACGGGCTCCCGGTGACCTACCGGTTGGCGTGGGTCGAGCAGGGCAGGCTGCCGACCGGCTTCACCCGGCGGGTCGACGAGGGCGAGCTGGCGCGGGTGCGCGCCGACAACGGCCCCGGCCCGGCGGACCGCACGTTCGGCCGGGGCGCGAACCCGGTCACGCCGGACGGGGTCGGCGGCTGGGCCTGGCAGGCCCCGGTCACCGCGCCCGGCTCGGCCCTGGACCTGGTCACCACCGCCGACACCGCGTGGAGCTGGAACCTGCTCCAGCACGACCCGACCGGCTCGGCGGAGGCCGCGCTGACCTCGCCGGAGCGGTCCTACCGGCCGGGCAGCTCGCAGGTCGAGCGGTTCAACGACCCGGTGTTCTCCCCCGCGCTGCCGCCGTCGCGCGCGCCGCTGCTGTCGCGCTCCGGTGACGTGCTCAGCCTGGCGGTGCCGGTGTTCGGGGACGGCGCGGGCAACGGCGGCAGCTCGAACGCCGCGTCCGCGCGCACGGTGCTGCTGCGCGACGGCGTGCCGGTCGGGGAGAGCCCCTACGGCGCGAACGGGCTGTTCCCGGTGGAGCCTGGGGACGCGCGCTACCGGGTGGAGACGGACGTGGTGCGCGCCGAGGGCGTCTCCGGGTTCACCCGGCGGGTCGTGGCGGCCTGGGAGTTCGCCTCCGGCAGCACCTCGGAGCCGACCGCGCTGCCGCTGACCGCGGTCCGGTTCGCCCCGGCGCTGCGCGACGGCACGACGCCTCCGGGCGCCACCGAGGTGCCGCTGGTGGTGCAGCAGCACGCCGCCGAGGGCGTGCGGGACCTGGCGGCGCAGGTGTCGTTCGACGGCGGCGCGACCTGGTCGGCGGCCCCGGTGTCCGGTGGCGCGGCCAGGTTCACCGCGCCCGAGGACGGCTCGGTGTCGCTGCGGGTCACCGGGTCGGACTCGGCGGGCAACCGGTTCGAGCTGGCCGTCGTGGACGCCTGGCGGATCGGCTGA
- a CDS encoding DUF692 domain-containing protein has product MTDRSPGREGNVVERLGVGIGWRSEIDLTVERLPGVDFVEVVAENLRPGRLPESVRLLRERGVPVLPHAVSLSLGGADPVDPARVAHLGALAEELGAPLVSDHVCFVRAGGLDSGHLMPVPRTREALDVLVANVRAAQAVLPVPLALENVAALLEWPDSELSEGRFLAELVERTDCHLLIDVANLYANARNLGTDVERFLDEIPLERLAYVHVAGGEEHDGVYHDTHTSAVLPQVLDVLARLRERVDPPGALLERDGDYPSDAELAAELAAIRAVLG; this is encoded by the coding sequence GTGACTGACCGGTCGCCGGGACGGGAGGGGAACGTGGTGGAGCGGCTGGGCGTGGGCATCGGCTGGCGGTCCGAGATCGACCTGACGGTGGAGCGGCTGCCCGGCGTCGACTTCGTCGAGGTGGTCGCGGAGAACCTGCGGCCGGGCCGGCTGCCCGAGTCGGTGCGGCTGCTGCGCGAGCGCGGCGTGCCGGTGCTGCCGCACGCGGTGTCGCTCTCGCTCGGCGGGGCCGACCCGGTCGACCCGGCGCGGGTGGCGCACCTCGGGGCGCTGGCCGAGGAGCTGGGCGCGCCGCTGGTCAGCGACCACGTGTGCTTCGTGCGCGCGGGCGGCCTGGACTCCGGGCACCTGATGCCGGTGCCGCGCACCCGCGAGGCGCTGGACGTGCTGGTGGCCAACGTCAGGGCCGCGCAGGCCGTGCTGCCCGTGCCGCTGGCGCTGGAGAACGTCGCGGCGCTGCTGGAGTGGCCGGACAGCGAGCTCAGCGAGGGGCGGTTCCTCGCCGAGCTGGTCGAGCGCACCGACTGCCACCTGCTGATCGACGTGGCGAACCTGTACGCCAACGCCCGCAACCTCGGCACGGACGTCGAGCGGTTCCTGGACGAGATCCCGCTGGAGCGGCTGGCGTACGTGCACGTCGCGGGTGGCGAGGAGCACGACGGGGTCTACCACGACACGCACACCTCCGCGGTGCTGCCGCAGGTGCTCGACGTGCTGGCGCGGCTGCGGGAGCGGGTCGACCCGCCGGGCGCGCTGCTGGAGCGGGACGGGGACTACCCGTCGGACGCGGAGCTGGCCGCCGAGCTGGCCGCGATCCGGGCGGTGCTGGGGTGA
- a CDS encoding TIGR04222 domain-containing membrane protein: MTSAVRAEQLHPEEVACLVGGPWRVAEVAVAALAVTGSARISRDGVVSAVLGGGARTGVQAAVLARSGQALGDVVAGVAGGPEARSVPAELVRRGLVRTPGRRRAVSLARPLALLVAVGAAVCAFVLEVLVPVALVVLAAGVALNVVLLLQRGPLTGAGRRVLRQARAVPPGLPDGPERVVAARGLLGRHPVALPADARKSLAGAARRRGGARSDGASGGAGCGSGHSGGFSSCGSGDSGDSGGGCGGGCGGGGGCGGGGGD, from the coding sequence ATGACGAGCGCGGTTCGGGCCGAGCAGCTGCACCCCGAGGAGGTGGCCTGCCTGGTCGGCGGGCCATGGCGGGTCGCCGAGGTGGCGGTGGCGGCGCTGGCCGTGACCGGGTCGGCGCGGATCTCCAGGGACGGCGTGGTGAGCGCGGTGCTGGGCGGCGGCGCGCGGACCGGGGTGCAGGCCGCCGTGCTGGCGCGCTCCGGGCAGGCGCTCGGCGACGTGGTGGCGGGCGTGGCGGGTGGGCCCGAGGCGCGCTCGGTGCCCGCGGAGCTGGTGCGGCGCGGGCTGGTGCGCACGCCGGGGCGGCGGCGGGCGGTGTCCCTGGCCCGCCCGCTCGCGCTCCTGGTGGCGGTGGGTGCGGCGGTGTGCGCGTTCGTGCTGGAGGTGCTCGTCCCGGTCGCGCTGGTCGTGCTCGCGGCCGGGGTGGCGCTGAACGTTGTGCTGCTGCTCCAGCGCGGACCGCTGACCGGGGCGGGCAGGCGGGTGCTGCGGCAGGCCCGCGCCGTGCCCCCCGGCCTGCCGGACGGGCCGGAGCGGGTCGTGGCGGCCAGGGGGCTGCTCGGGCGCCACCCGGTCGCCCTCCCGGCGGACGCGCGGAAGTCGCTGGCCGGTGCGGCGAGGCGGCGGGGCGGCGCGCGCTCGGACGGGGCGTCCGGCGGGGCGGGGTGCGGGAGCGGGCACAGCGGCGGATTCTCGTCGTGCGGCTCCGGCGACTCGGGTGACTCCGGCGGCGGGTGCGGCGGCGGGTGTGGTGGCGGCGGCGGGTGTGGTGGCGGCGGCGGTGACTGA